One genomic segment of Bradyrhizobium prioriisuperbiae includes these proteins:
- a CDS encoding sensor histidine kinase encodes MKWVDELLGSWRGTAEPSAPLIWGFAAACLAASTLIRWGISSLRPDITFTPYFPAVLFATLLGGFRAGVATTIAGACLGYIVHFGDAPSGGAKVALLLIYAAVCALIIWALTHYRTVVGHYRQIADKLATEESYRKLVVDELQHRLKNKVSTVHAVVRQALRAYPEAWERIDGRIRALSATDDLIARTDERGCDLKALLMSELEPYGHVRYTLTGDDVLLPPKLAVSMALVFHELATNAAKYGSFSAPEGLLNVSWELRADRLNVLWDETGGPAVSPPASEGFGIRLLDAALRAFDGHTQRQFLPSGLRCMIDCRIPNDQSVDLSRSSG; translated from the coding sequence ATGAAATGGGTGGATGAGCTCCTTGGCAGCTGGCGCGGCACGGCTGAGCCGTCCGCACCGCTGATCTGGGGATTTGCCGCCGCGTGCCTCGCCGCGAGCACCCTGATCCGCTGGGGCATCTCCTCGCTGCGCCCGGATATTACGTTCACGCCCTATTTTCCGGCCGTGCTGTTCGCAACGCTGCTGGGCGGTTTCCGCGCCGGCGTGGCCACCACCATCGCAGGCGCCTGCCTCGGTTATATCGTCCATTTCGGCGACGCGCCGTCCGGCGGCGCCAAGGTCGCGCTGCTCCTGATCTATGCCGCTGTCTGCGCCCTGATCATCTGGGCGCTGACGCACTATCGCACCGTTGTCGGGCATTACCGCCAGATCGCCGACAAGCTCGCCACCGAGGAAAGCTATCGCAAGCTGGTGGTCGACGAACTGCAACACCGGCTCAAGAACAAGGTGTCGACAGTGCATGCGGTGGTGCGACAGGCGCTGCGCGCCTATCCCGAGGCGTGGGAGCGGATCGACGGCCGCATCCGCGCGCTGTCCGCCACCGACGACCTGATCGCCCGCACCGATGAGCGCGGCTGCGACCTCAAGGCGCTGCTGATGTCGGAACTCGAGCCTTACGGGCACGTGCGCTACACGCTGACCGGCGATGACGTCCTGCTGCCGCCGAAACTCGCGGTCAGCATGGCGCTGGTGTTTCATGAGCTCGCGACCAATGCGGCGAAGTACGGATCGTTCTCGGCGCCCGAGGGGCTGTTGAATGTCTCCTGGGAGTTGCGCGCCGATCGGCTGAACGTGCTGTGGGACGAAACCGGCGGGCCTGCCGTCAGTCCGCCTGCCAGCGAGGGCTTCGGCATCCGCCTGCTGGATGCGGCGTTGCGCGCCTTCGACGGCCACACGCAGCGCCAGTTCCTGCCGTCGGGTCTGCGCTGCATGATCGATTGCCGTATCCCCAACGATCAATCGGTCGATCTCTCCCGCTCCAGCGGCTGA
- the dinB gene encoding DNA polymerase IV encodes MALAEVKTGGEACPAALQSGAATILHADLDCFYASVEQLLNPSLRGKPIAVGGGVVLAASVEAKVFGVRGGMPGRRARELCPQLMFVGGNFGEYQRLGDAAIKMLGDFTPLVERISIDEAFADVAGCTHLFGSPGEIAQAIRARVRAELGLPISVGVARTKHLAKIASQVAKPDGMVVVDPGHELDFLHPLPVELMWGVGPATRARLAEQGVVTIGQLAQMPGRTLERLLGPAAGEKLARLAWNSDPRKLVVHRRSSSAGAQSALGRRPAQAHVFTPVLRHLADRVASRLRAKARPGRTVTVRVRFADMRAVSRSITLDAPISSTTTLAEISEQLVRTVLADHPQEATISLLAISVSHLESRAGLQLELPLDRTGDAGRPGSRRGLARWTADRAIDAIRERFGWEAVGYGSVALELSRSVPDGFRELAEKEL; translated from the coding sequence ATGGCGCTGGCTGAAGTCAAGACGGGCGGCGAGGCGTGTCCGGCTGCGCTGCAGTCTGGCGCCGCCACCATCCTGCATGCCGATCTCGACTGCTTTTATGCCTCGGTCGAGCAGCTCCTGAATCCGTCCCTGCGCGGCAAGCCGATCGCGGTTGGCGGCGGCGTGGTGCTGGCGGCTTCGGTGGAGGCGAAGGTGTTCGGGGTGCGCGGCGGCATGCCGGGCCGGCGGGCGCGCGAACTCTGCCCGCAGCTGATGTTTGTCGGCGGCAATTTCGGGGAGTACCAGCGGCTCGGCGATGCCGCCATCAAGATGCTCGGCGATTTCACCCCGCTGGTCGAACGCATCTCGATCGACGAGGCGTTTGCCGACGTCGCCGGCTGCACCCATCTGTTCGGTTCGCCCGGTGAGATCGCGCAGGCGATCCGCGCCCGCGTGCGCGCCGAGCTGGGCCTGCCGATTTCCGTCGGTGTGGCGCGCACCAAGCATCTCGCCAAGATCGCCTCGCAGGTCGCCAAGCCCGACGGCATGGTGGTGGTCGACCCCGGACACGAACTGGACTTCCTGCATCCGCTGCCGGTGGAGTTGATGTGGGGCGTCGGCCCGGCCACCCGCGCGCGGCTGGCGGAGCAGGGCGTGGTTACGATCGGACAATTGGCGCAGATGCCGGGACGCACCCTCGAGCGCCTGCTCGGTCCCGCCGCCGGCGAGAAGCTGGCCCGGCTGGCGTGGAACAGCGATCCGCGCAAGCTCGTGGTCCACAGGCGCAGTAGCTCTGCCGGCGCGCAGTCGGCGCTGGGACGGCGGCCCGCGCAGGCGCATGTGTTTACCCCGGTGCTGCGGCATCTGGCGGATCGCGTCGCCAGCCGGCTGCGTGCCAAGGCGCGGCCGGGCCGCACCGTCACCGTGCGCGTTCGTTTCGCCGACATGCGTGCGGTCAGTCGCTCCATCACCCTCGATGCGCCCATCTCATCAACCACAACGCTCGCTGAAATCAGCGAACAGCTGGTGCGCACGGTGCTGGCCGATCACCCGCAGGAGGCAACCATCTCGCTGCTGGCGATTTCCGTGTCCCATCTCGAGAGCCGGGCCGGCCTGCAACTCGAACTGCCGCTGGACCGCACGGGCGATGCCGGCCGTCCCGGCAGCCGCCGCGGTCTCGCGCGCTGGACCGCCGACCGCGCCATCGATGCCATCCGCGAGCGTTTCGGCTGGGAGGCGGTGGGCTATGGTTCGGTGGCGCTGGAGCTCAGCCGCTCGGTGCCCGACGGTTTTCGGGAGCTTGCGGAGAAGGAATTATAA
- a CDS encoding TAXI family TRAP transporter solute-binding subunit, producing the protein MTDLPPRRRNGKTSALPALAAGLLLFAVAVGLLFIALRPVALRIAVGPAGSDDHKLIQALAQSFTRDGSAVRLVPVTTGGAAESIAQLTASKADLAVARGDLAMPADAQSVAIVRRNLVVLWSAPGVRTDGARKSAAPKNRIKEIADLAGRRVGVIGRSEANVVLLRVILAESGVDPKKVEITQFGADQINELASNPQIDAFMTVGPLDSKVVTEAIAATARARGEPRFLPVDVSEAIAQRHPLYESEEIAGSSFNSSPARPGDKIETVGINHLIIAPSTLSDTTVGSFVRQLFAVRPQLARDMPSAAKIAKPDTDKDAALPAHPGAAAFIDGTERTFLEKYSDYIWAAVLLLSGFGSAGAWLRHTWRRAERERNTQHRDKLLDAISKVRQADSVEELAAMQHEVDEILRETLDCYDDGAIEAGGLSAFGLVMEQFHHAVVDRRVLIEGHATDRLRLRAR; encoded by the coding sequence GTGACCGACCTGCCGCCCCGGCGACGCAACGGCAAGACCTCCGCGCTCCCGGCGCTCGCCGCCGGGCTATTGTTGTTCGCTGTCGCCGTCGGCCTCTTGTTCATCGCGCTGCGGCCGGTGGCGTTGCGCATCGCCGTCGGCCCCGCGGGCAGTGACGATCACAAGCTGATCCAGGCGCTGGCGCAATCGTTCACGCGCGACGGCAGCGCGGTGCGCCTCGTGCCGGTCACGACCGGCGGCGCGGCGGAGAGCATCGCGCAACTCACGGCCTCCAAAGCCGATCTTGCGGTGGCGCGTGGCGACCTCGCGATGCCGGCCGATGCGCAATCCGTCGCCATCGTGCGGCGCAATCTGGTGGTGCTGTGGTCGGCGCCCGGCGTTCGCACCGACGGCGCGCGAAAGTCGGCGGCGCCAAAAAACAGGATCAAGGAGATCGCCGACCTCGCAGGCCGCCGTGTCGGCGTGATCGGGCGCTCGGAGGCCAATGTCGTTCTGCTTCGCGTCATCCTCGCGGAGTCCGGCGTCGATCCCAAAAAGGTCGAGATCACTCAGTTCGGCGCCGACCAGATCAATGAGCTTGCAAGCAATCCGCAAATCGATGCGTTCATGACGGTCGGCCCGCTGGACAGCAAGGTCGTCACGGAGGCGATTGCGGCCACCGCGCGCGCCCGGGGCGAGCCGCGCTTTCTCCCCGTCGATGTGTCGGAAGCGATCGCGCAGCGGCATCCGCTGTACGAATCCGAGGAGATCGCCGGCAGCAGCTTCAACTCCTCGCCGGCGCGGCCCGGGGACAAGATCGAGACGGTCGGCATCAACCACCTGATCATCGCGCCGAGCACGCTGTCGGACACCACCGTCGGCAGCTTTGTCCGGCAGTTGTTCGCGGTGCGGCCGCAGCTTGCGCGCGACATGCCCAGTGCTGCGAAAATCGCCAAGCCCGATACCGACAAGGACGCCGCATTGCCGGCCCACCCGGGCGCGGCCGCTTTCATCGACGGCACCGAACGCACCTTCCTGGAGAAGTACAGCGATTACATCTGGGCCGCGGTGCTGCTGCTGTCGGGCTTCGGCTCGGCCGGCGCCTGGCTGCGCCACACCTGGCGGCGAGCGGAGCGCGAACGCAACACGCAGCATCGCGACAAACTGCTGGACGCGATCTCCAAGGTGCGGCAGGCGGACAGCGTGGAGGAGCTCGCAGCGATGCAGCATGAGGTGGACGAGATCCTGCGCGAGACGCTCGACTGCTACGACGACGGCGCGATCGAGGCCGGCGGCCTGTCCGCGTTCGGCCTTGTGATGGAGCAGTTTCACCATGCAGTGGTCGACCGGCGCGTGTTGATCGAGGGCCATGCAACCGACCGTCTGCGGCTGCGGGCGCGCTGA
- a CDS encoding outer membrane protein — protein MPFTGAVNINPGDIMTNATNATWLSTVRGRVGMTFDRLLVYATGGVAFGEIKTTDTFCVGGCPATPDVFSSVSASTTRVGWTAGAGLEYALSSNWSVKAEYLHVDLGSFNTTIPACALCVAQNLASEVVVHHKYTDNIARFGVNYRFGGPVVARY, from the coding sequence GTGCCCTTCACCGGCGCCGTCAACATCAACCCCGGCGACATCATGACCAACGCGACCAACGCCACGTGGTTGTCGACCGTGCGCGGCCGGGTCGGCATGACCTTCGACCGCCTGCTGGTCTACGCCACTGGCGGTGTCGCGTTCGGCGAGATCAAGACCACCGACACGTTCTGCGTGGGCGGCTGCCCGGCCACGCCGGACGTGTTCTCCTCGGTCAGCGCCAGCACCACGCGGGTCGGCTGGACCGCCGGCGCCGGCCTGGAATATGCGCTGAGCAGCAACTGGTCGGTGAAGGCCGAATATCTCCATGTCGATCTCGGCTCGTTCAACACCACCATCCCGGCCTGTGCGCTCTGCGTGGCCCAGAACCTCGCATCCGAAGTCGTGGTGCACCACAAATACACCGACAACATCGCGCGTTTCGGCGTCAACTACCGCTTCGGCGGGCCGGTGGTCGCGCGCTACTGA
- a CDS encoding HAD-IA family hydrolase, protein MVQAVIWDFGGVITTSPFEAFKRFEAERGLPADIIRRTNATNHWENAWAKFERAEVDLDTFDRLFAEESRALGAEVRGRDVLPLLSGDLRPEMIEALRRVKTHCKTGCITNNLPANSIGSHSGRSLYVAEVMVLFDHVIESAKIGLRKPDPQIYRMMIEALGVDPRACVYLDDLGVNLKPAREMGMTTIKVVDAAQAIAELEAATGLALR, encoded by the coding sequence ATGGTCCAAGCGGTGATCTGGGATTTCGGCGGTGTCATCACCACCTCGCCGTTCGAGGCATTTAAGCGGTTCGAGGCCGAGCGTGGCCTGCCCGCCGACATCATCCGCCGCACCAACGCGACCAACCACTGGGAGAACGCCTGGGCGAAATTCGAGCGCGCCGAGGTCGATCTCGACACCTTCGACCGGCTGTTCGCGGAGGAATCGCGGGCGCTGGGCGCCGAGGTGCGGGGCCGCGACGTGCTGCCGCTGCTGTCCGGTGACCTGCGCCCCGAAATGATCGAGGCCCTGCGCCGCGTGAAAACCCATTGCAAGACCGGCTGCATCACCAACAACCTGCCCGCCAACAGCATCGGCAGCCACAGCGGCCGCTCGCTCTATGTCGCCGAGGTGATGGTGCTGTTCGACCATGTCATCGAGTCGGCCAAGATCGGCCTGCGAAAGCCCGATCCCCAAATCTACCGGATGATGATCGAGGCCCTTGGCGTCGATCCCAGGGCCTGCGTTTATCTCGACGATCTCGGCGTCAACCTGAAGCCGGCGCGCGAGATGGGCATGACCACCATCAAGGTGGTTGACGCGGCACAGGCGATCGCCGAGCTGGAAGCGGCGACGGGATTGGCGCTGCGCTGA
- a CDS encoding NUDIX domain-containing protein encodes MPLASAGILMYRRCDGELEVLLVHPGGPFWRNKDDGTWSIPKGEMAEDEDPEAAARREFEEELGVALTDTLVPLGEIKQRGGKRVHGFAVEGDLDATAIRSNTFELEWPPKSGRMQTFPEVDRAEWFALDIARDKILSGQRALLDRLADLVA; translated from the coding sequence ATGCCACTGGCGAGCGCAGGCATCCTGATGTACCGGCGCTGTGACGGCGAACTCGAAGTCCTGCTCGTGCATCCCGGCGGCCCATTCTGGCGCAACAAGGATGATGGCACCTGGTCGATTCCAAAAGGCGAGATGGCTGAGGATGAAGATCCGGAAGCCGCGGCGCGGCGGGAATTCGAGGAAGAGCTCGGTGTTGCCCTAACCGATACGCTTGTTCCGCTCGGCGAGATCAAGCAGCGGGGCGGCAAGCGGGTTCATGGCTTCGCGGTCGAAGGCGACCTCGATGCGACGGCGATCCGCAGCAACACGTTCGAGCTGGAATGGCCACCCAAAAGCGGGCGCATGCAAACCTTTCCCGAGGTCGATCGCGCGGAATGGTTCGCCCTCGACATCGCCCGCGACAAGATCCTCTCCGGCCAGCGCGCCCTGCTCGACCGCCTCGCCGACCTCGTCGCATAA
- a CDS encoding GrlR family regulatory protein: MREGFYKVEFSVDAAVGRSVMYVHAGQMLGGNSGFAHYGSYHEAGGETITRITSHRHNLDPNHISLLGSDIAEINARGRAVGDAFHFQGGSPQMPGAVFRSVMTRLDDEELPAADTSSSPQSAPDVGNKLVSGLYSIHLKALDGVDGALTGVMLLHDGCILGGDAFFYYLGSYTSAGGKWKGGIVNQEHTPAKEAHPVFGGHEVGIGFSGTFDPHGATLEAAALIGKRSIRLTADLKLMRPA, encoded by the coding sequence TTGCGCGAGGGATTTTACAAGGTCGAGTTTTCGGTGGACGCGGCCGTCGGGCGCAGCGTGATGTACGTTCATGCCGGCCAGATGCTGGGCGGCAATTCCGGCTTCGCGCACTACGGCAGCTATCACGAGGCCGGCGGCGAGACGATTACCCGCATCACCAGCCATCGCCATAACCTCGATCCCAACCACATCTCGCTCCTGGGCTCCGATATCGCCGAGATCAACGCCCGCGGCCGCGCCGTCGGCGACGCCTTTCATTTCCAGGGCGGCTCGCCGCAGATGCCCGGCGCTGTGTTCCGATCGGTGATGACGCGGCTGGACGATGAGGAATTGCCGGCCGCGGACACGTCGTCCTCGCCACAGAGCGCTCCGGATGTCGGCAACAAGCTCGTCAGCGGTCTCTATTCCATCCATCTCAAGGCGCTCGACGGCGTGGACGGTGCGCTGACGGGCGTGATGCTGCTCCATGACGGCTGCATCCTCGGCGGCGATGCGTTCTTCTATTATCTCGGCAGCTACACCAGCGCCGGCGGCAAATGGAAAGGCGGCATCGTCAACCAGGAGCATACGCCGGCGAAAGAGGCGCATCCTGTGTTCGGCGGCCACGAGGTCGGCATCGGCTTTTCCGGCACCTTCGATCCGCACGGCGCCACGCTGGAAGCCGCCGCCCTGATCGGCAAACGCAGCATTCGCCTCACCGCGGATCTCAAGCTGATGCGGCCGGCGTAG
- a CDS encoding transcriptional regulator, which translates to MTDDLPRVERKPIQERRKIAEIEGRQAMVEVRARDAFVRSNMEKLREARLAREQQEQAQEQTKKRAPARRRG; encoded by the coding sequence ATGACAGATGATCTTCCCAGAGTTGAGCGAAAGCCGATTCAGGAACGCAGGAAAATCGCCGAGATCGAAGGCCGCCAGGCAATGGTGGAGGTACGTGCGCGCGATGCGTTCGTGCGCTCCAATATGGAAAAGCTGCGCGAAGCGCGGCTCGCCAGGGAGCAGCAAGAGCAAGCCCAGGAACAAACCAAAAAACGCGCACCGGCACGCCGACGCGGGTAA
- a CDS encoding iron ABC transporter permease codes for MPAASRPRRPSLRIETVILVLAVATAAAVASPIAGIVLLALQPIPELWPHLLTYVLPQALWDTALLLAGTGLAALATGAGAAWLISSYDFPGRSHLLWLLALPLAIPTYIGAYVYADIVEPLGIVHRLLTHWMTPAEAIQWLPNLRSLPGAVFVFGVVLYPYVYLSARAMLQVQSVEVFEAARTLGAGRWRIFRRISLPMARPALAVGVSLVMLETLNDIGASDYLGIRTLTVAVFTTWHNRGSLAGAAQIACLILAIVAVLIAIERYGRRDRAYALSAESPALLRRRQLHGAKAAAVYALCALPPFVGFAVPAAFLVYQCLRRGLLAQFDAAVMRDALNSIAFAVAATVIAIALGFAIQIAGRWRPGLLERACINLSRSGYALPGLVLALGLLTPVLAIDHGLNALARLAGLPAPGLVLVGSGAAVVIAYVIRFLAVPTGFIQAGFARIPTDYDDSARVSGAGQMVTVRRIHLPLLNPALWGAAIVVFVDCLKELPATLLLRPLNVETLATSIYQYASRGSFEEGSLAALLIVAASIVPVVWLTRVADLPSGPA; via the coding sequence ATGCCCGCGGCCAGCCGGCCGCGGCGCCCTTCGCTGCGCATTGAAACCGTCATCCTGGTGCTTGCGGTCGCGACAGCGGCCGCGGTCGCAAGCCCGATCGCCGGCATCGTGCTGCTGGCACTGCAGCCTATCCCGGAGCTGTGGCCGCATCTTCTGACCTATGTGCTGCCGCAGGCGCTGTGGGACACGGCGCTGTTGCTCGCCGGCACCGGCCTCGCGGCGCTGGCCACAGGCGCCGGCGCGGCCTGGCTGATCTCGTCCTATGATTTCCCCGGCCGCAGCCACTTGCTGTGGTTGCTGGCGCTGCCGCTCGCGATCCCGACCTATATCGGCGCCTATGTCTATGCCGACATTGTCGAGCCGCTCGGGATCGTCCATCGCCTGCTCACGCACTGGATGACGCCGGCGGAGGCGATTCAATGGTTGCCGAACCTGCGCTCCCTGCCCGGCGCCGTCTTCGTGTTTGGTGTCGTGCTGTACCCTTATGTCTATCTCTCGGCGCGGGCGATGCTGCAGGTGCAGAGCGTCGAGGTGTTCGAGGCCGCGCGCACCCTGGGCGCCGGACGCTGGCGCATCTTTCGGCGGATATCGCTGCCGATGGCGCGCCCGGCGCTCGCCGTCGGCGTGTCGCTGGTGATGCTGGAAACCTTGAACGACATCGGCGCCAGCGATTATCTCGGCATCCGGACGCTGACGGTGGCGGTGTTCACCACCTGGCACAACCGCGGCAGCCTTGCGGGCGCGGCGCAGATCGCCTGCCTCATCCTTGCAATCGTTGCGGTGCTGATTGCGATCGAACGTTACGGCCGCCGCGACCGCGCCTATGCGCTCTCCGCCGAGAGTCCGGCGCTGCTGCGTCGCCGGCAGCTGCACGGCGCCAAAGCCGCCGCGGTCTATGCGCTGTGCGCCCTGCCGCCCTTTGTCGGCTTCGCCGTCCCCGCCGCATTCCTGGTCTATCAATGCCTGCGGCGCGGACTGCTGGCGCAGTTCGATGCCGCCGTCATGCGCGACGCGCTCAACTCCATCGCGTTCGCTGTCGCGGCGACCGTCATCGCCATCGCACTGGGGTTTGCCATCCAGATCGCCGGCCGCTGGCGGCCTGGCCTGCTGGAGCGCGCCTGCATCAATCTCTCGCGCTCCGGTTATGCGCTGCCCGGCCTGGTGCTGGCGTTGGGTCTGCTGACCCCGGTGCTCGCCATCGACCACGGCCTCAACGCACTGGCGCGCCTCGCCGGCCTGCCTGCACCAGGTCTGGTGCTGGTCGGCTCCGGCGCCGCGGTGGTGATTGCCTATGTGATCCGCTTTCTCGCGGTGCCGACCGGATTCATCCAGGCGGGCTTCGCGCGCATTCCCACCGACTATGACGACAGCGCCCGCGTCAGCGGCGCCGGACAGATGGTCACCGTGCGCCGCATCCACCTGCCGCTGCTCAATCCGGCGCTATGGGGCGCCGCCATCGTGGTGTTCGTCGACTGCCTGAAGGAACTGCCGGCGACGCTGCTGCTGCGGCCGCTGAATGTCGAGACGCTGGCGACCTCGATCTACCAGTACGCCAGCCGCGGCAGCTTTGAGGAGGGATCGCTTGCGGCGTTGCTGATCGTTGCCGCCAGCATCGTGCCGGTGGTGTGGCTGACGCGGGTCGCGGATCTGCCAAGCGGGCCGGCGTAG
- a CDS encoding extracellular solute-binding protein, which yields MNRFRTAAAASAALLISLGSQARAQEVNVYTYRETKLMQPLFDAFTKESGIKVNVTSASSGLEQRMKAEGKDSPADVLITVDIGRIDDAVQAGVSQPIDSAVIEKTVPAQYRDPDKHWHGISMRARVIYASKERVKQDAITYEELADPKWKGKICIRSGQHIYNNALFAAYVARHGEAKAEEWLRGVKANLAQKPSGGDRETARDVAAGKCDIGIGNTYYWALMNDKETDKKAWADATKVILPTFAGGGTHVNLSGVLLARHAPHKAEAMKLIDWLAGEQAQQIYADANYEYPVRSGIAINPTIAGYGKLNADAQPLAKIAASRKAAANLVDKVGFDN from the coding sequence ATGAACCGGTTTCGCACAGCCGCCGCAGCATCGGCCGCCCTCCTGATCTCGCTGGGATCGCAGGCGCGGGCCCAGGAGGTGAATGTCTACACCTATCGCGAAACCAAGCTGATGCAGCCGCTGTTCGATGCCTTCACCAAGGAGAGCGGCATCAAGGTCAATGTGACCTCGGCAAGCTCGGGCCTGGAACAGCGCATGAAGGCCGAGGGCAAGGACTCGCCGGCCGACGTTCTGATCACCGTCGACATCGGCCGCATCGACGATGCGGTGCAGGCCGGCGTCTCCCAGCCGATCGACTCCGCGGTGATCGAGAAGACGGTGCCGGCGCAATATCGTGATCCGGACAAGCACTGGCACGGCATCTCGATGCGCGCCCGCGTCATCTACGCTTCCAAGGAGCGCGTGAAGCAGGATGCCATCACCTATGAGGAGCTCGCCGATCCCAAATGGAAGGGCAAGATCTGCATCCGCTCCGGCCAGCACATCTACAACAACGCGCTGTTCGCAGCCTATGTGGCGCGGCATGGCGAGGCCAAGGCCGAGGAATGGCTGCGCGGCGTCAAGGCCAACCTGGCGCAGAAACCCTCTGGTGGCGACCGCGAAACGGCGCGCGATGTCGCCGCCGGCAAGTGCGATATCGGCATCGGCAACACTTATTACTGGGCGCTGATGAACGACAAGGAAACCGACAAGAAGGCCTGGGCCGACGCCACCAAGGTGATCCTGCCGACGTTCGCCGGTGGCGGCACCCACGTCAATCTCTCCGGCGTGCTGCTGGCCAGGCATGCACCGCACAAGGCCGAGGCCATGAAGCTGATCGACTGGCTGGCGGGCGAGCAGGCGCAGCAGATCTATGCCGATGCCAACTACGAGTATCCGGTGCGCAGCGGCATCGCGATCAATCCGACCATCGCCGGCTACGGCAAGCTGAATGCGGATGCCCAGCCGCTCGCCAAGATCGCCGCAAGCCGCAAGGCGGCCGCCAACCTCGTCGACAAGGTCGGCTTTGACAACTGA
- a CDS encoding tripartite tricarboxylate transporter substrate binding protein, translating to MLSLLKSVASRPAFVRSVSRRGAVGLVAMGVAAVLSAGGAAAQDYPTHPVRWVVGYPAGGATDILARLIGQRLSERLGQQFVIENKPGAGNNIGTEAVVNAEPDGYTILLVNPANAINASLYAKLNFNFIRDIAPVAGIARVPNVMIVPNDFPAKTVAEFIAYAKANPGKVNMASSGNGTSIHLSGELFKAMTGIEMQHVPYRGSAPAITDMLGNRVQVMFDNMPSAISHIKAGSLRALAVTTTDRSSELPDVPTVGATVKDYEASAWFGIGMPKKTPKAIIDRLNKEVNAILAEPAMKTRIAELGGVILIGTPDDFGKIVAAETEKWEKVVKFAGAKVE from the coding sequence ATGCTTTCACTTTTGAAGTCTGTCGCTTCGCGTCCCGCCTTCGTGCGTTCCGTTTCGCGCCGTGGCGCGGTCGGTCTGGTTGCGATGGGAGTTGCGGCCGTGCTGTCGGCAGGTGGCGCCGCGGCGCAGGATTATCCCACTCATCCGGTGCGCTGGGTGGTCGGTTATCCCGCGGGCGGAGCCACCGACATCCTGGCCCGCCTGATCGGGCAGCGGCTGTCGGAGCGGCTGGGCCAGCAGTTCGTGATCGAGAACAAGCCCGGCGCGGGCAACAACATCGGCACCGAAGCGGTGGTGAACGCGGAGCCGGATGGCTACACCATCCTGCTGGTCAATCCCGCCAATGCAATCAACGCCTCGCTCTATGCCAAGTTGAACTTCAATTTCATCCGCGACATCGCGCCGGTGGCCGGCATCGCGCGGGTGCCCAATGTGATGATCGTGCCGAATGATTTCCCGGCCAAGACGGTCGCCGAATTCATCGCCTATGCCAAGGCCAACCCCGGCAAGGTCAACATGGCCTCGTCGGGCAACGGAACTTCGATTCATCTCTCCGGTGAGTTGTTCAAGGCGATGACCGGGATCGAGATGCAGCACGTGCCGTATCGTGGTTCGGCGCCGGCGATCACCGATATGCTGGGCAACCGCGTGCAGGTGATGTTCGACAACATGCCGTCCGCGATCTCGCACATCAAGGCGGGCAGCCTGCGGGCGCTGGCGGTGACCACCACGGATCGCTCGTCCGAACTGCCCGACGTTCCGACCGTCGGTGCTACCGTCAAGGATTATGAGGCGAGTGCGTGGTTCGGCATCGGCATGCCGAAGAAGACGCCGAAGGCAATCATCGACAGGCTCAACAAGGAGGTCAACGCCATCCTTGCCGAGCCGGCGATGAAGACGCGCATTGCCGAACTCGGCGGCGTGATCCTGATTGGAACCCCGGACGATTTCGGCAAGATTGTCGCGGCCGAAACCGAGAAGTGGGAAAAGGTCGTCAAGTTCGCCGGCGCGAAGGTGGAGTAG